One part of the Hyalangium ruber genome encodes these proteins:
- a CDS encoding ABC transporter permease: MSPAPRRRAAASPPLWGLRSNIPATTSRILGASSVALLLLVWCVLSYVRVDKGGTAGPEPLVSHFFLPPPGEVIRSLLYLFFEQDLLSAVWTSIKRILIAFGLSVAVALPLGILMGSFEAVNRFFDPIVAPLRYLPITAFIPLLILWFGIQESQKVAFLFLGTFVFLLPVVVDAIRVVPDELVQTAFTLGASRAQVIRTVLIPAAMPQIFDSFRVMNAIAWTYIILAEIVNPQNGIGYILRLAEQHFKPAWSFAGILVVGVIGILTDLGIRGINRLLFRWRDVDV, encoded by the coding sequence ATGAGCCCCGCACCGCGCCGCCGCGCCGCGGCCTCCCCTCCCCTGTGGGGGCTGCGCTCCAACATCCCCGCCACCACGAGCCGCATCCTCGGAGCCTCGTCCGTGGCCCTGCTGCTGCTGGTCTGGTGCGTGCTCAGCTACGTGCGCGTGGACAAGGGCGGCACGGCCGGGCCCGAGCCGCTCGTCAGCCACTTCTTCCTGCCGCCGCCCGGAGAGGTCATCCGCAGCCTGCTCTACCTCTTCTTCGAGCAGGACCTGCTGTCGGCGGTGTGGACGAGCATCAAGCGCATCCTCATCGCCTTCGGGCTCTCGGTAGCGGTGGCGCTGCCGCTGGGCATCCTCATGGGGAGCTTCGAGGCGGTGAACCGCTTCTTCGACCCCATCGTGGCGCCGCTGCGCTACCTGCCCATCACCGCCTTCATCCCCCTGCTCATCCTCTGGTTCGGCATCCAGGAGAGCCAGAAGGTCGCCTTCCTCTTCCTGGGCACCTTCGTGTTCCTGCTGCCGGTGGTGGTGGACGCCATCCGCGTGGTGCCCGATGAGCTGGTGCAGACGGCCTTCACCCTGGGGGCCAGCCGCGCGCAGGTGATTCGCACCGTGCTCATCCCCGCCGCGATGCCGCAGATCTTCGACAGCTTCCGGGTGATGAACGCGATTGCGTGGACGTACATCATCCTCGCGGAGATCGTGAACCCGCAGAACGGAATTGGCTACATCCTCCGGCTGGCCGAGCAGCACTTCAAGCCGGCCTGGAGCTTCGCGGGCATCCTCGTGGTGGGCGTCATCGGCATCCTCACGGACCTGGGCATCCGCGGCATCAACCGCCTGCTGTTCCGCTGGAGGGACGTCGATGTCTGA
- a CDS encoding phosphate ABC transporter substrate-binding/OmpA family protein — protein MKLTPFGKLFLALIVLAVVGFVVFKRYGDNLRQWAGASSGGEGGTTTKAEPVGKDDFKDLQQQGLEDAPRDGKLALNPSASPNNATAPVGSGTLNRPLKVAINTWAGHAPGIVANGGLEPGSPASLYKKKYGLDVQFILIEDPVAKLNAFIKGEIDIMWDTVDSYANEASRLAEQNLQAKAILQEDWSRGGDGIVAIKSIKSIEDLRGKKVATTKYTPSHFLLLYLMSQSGLTPEQRTEVEKNLVFTAEAPLAAAAFKAKQVDAAVTWEPDLSGAVAARGDEAHILVSTTAATHVIADTLVARQQLIDTAPKSVQAFVAGWFDGIAVMSEDPQGANQIVGQALKLGPDDVSGMLSGLKLTPFADNAQFFGLSGPKAYANTLFNSAFIIWRKKGVVSKAVDAKDWFDGRFVNALSDQYQGQKVQEAFVFKEKPKVTDRAIVNKSLSIHFTTGSDEIMPGSYFTLDSLGETMLAFGNTYLQVEGNTDARGSATANKTLSQRRAEAVRGYLVKNFGIPEARFVAVGRGAENPVASNATEDGRALNRRTDIRVVLNTQE, from the coding sequence ATGAAGCTCACTCCGTTTGGAAAGTTGTTCCTGGCCCTGATCGTCCTCGCGGTCGTCGGGTTCGTGGTCTTCAAGCGCTACGGCGACAACCTCCGGCAGTGGGCCGGCGCCAGCAGCGGCGGCGAAGGTGGCACCACCACCAAGGCCGAGCCCGTTGGCAAGGATGACTTCAAGGACCTGCAGCAGCAGGGCCTCGAGGACGCCCCGCGCGATGGCAAGCTGGCGCTCAACCCCAGCGCCTCGCCGAACAACGCCACCGCGCCCGTGGGCTCGGGCACGCTCAACCGGCCGCTGAAGGTCGCCATCAACACCTGGGCCGGCCACGCCCCTGGCATCGTCGCCAACGGCGGCCTGGAGCCGGGCTCTCCGGCCAGCCTCTACAAGAAGAAGTACGGGCTGGACGTGCAGTTCATCCTCATCGAGGACCCCGTCGCCAAGCTCAACGCCTTCATCAAGGGCGAGATCGACATCATGTGGGACACCGTGGACTCGTACGCCAACGAGGCCTCGCGGCTGGCCGAGCAGAACCTGCAGGCCAAGGCCATCCTCCAGGAGGACTGGAGCCGCGGCGGTGACGGCATCGTCGCCATCAAGTCCATCAAGTCCATCGAGGATCTGCGCGGCAAGAAGGTCGCCACCACCAAGTACACGCCCAGCCACTTCCTGCTGCTCTACCTCATGTCGCAGTCGGGCCTGACGCCCGAGCAGCGCACGGAGGTCGAGAAGAACCTGGTGTTCACCGCCGAGGCGCCGCTGGCCGCCGCGGCATTCAAGGCCAAGCAGGTGGACGCGGCCGTCACCTGGGAGCCGGACCTGTCGGGCGCCGTCGCCGCGCGCGGAGACGAGGCCCACATCCTGGTGTCCACCACGGCGGCCACCCACGTCATCGCCGACACGCTGGTGGCGCGCCAGCAGCTCATCGACACGGCGCCCAAGTCGGTCCAGGCCTTCGTGGCCGGCTGGTTCGACGGCATCGCGGTGATGAGTGAGGACCCCCAGGGCGCCAACCAGATCGTCGGCCAGGCGCTCAAGCTCGGGCCGGATGACGTGTCCGGCATGCTCTCGGGCCTGAAGCTGACGCCCTTCGCGGACAACGCGCAGTTCTTCGGCCTGTCGGGCCCCAAGGCCTACGCCAACACGCTGTTCAACTCGGCCTTCATCATCTGGCGCAAGAAGGGCGTGGTGAGCAAGGCGGTGGACGCCAAGGACTGGTTCGACGGGCGCTTCGTCAACGCGCTGTCCGACCAGTACCAGGGCCAGAAGGTGCAGGAGGCGTTCGTCTTCAAGGAGAAGCCCAAGGTCACCGACCGCGCCATCGTGAACAAGAGCCTGTCCATCCACTTCACCACCGGCTCGGATGAGATCATGCCCGGCAGCTACTTCACCCTGGACTCGCTGGGCGAGACGATGCTGGCCTTCGGCAACACGTACCTCCAGGTGGAGGGCAACACGGACGCGCGCGGCAGCGCCACGGCCAACAAGACGCTCAGCCAGCGGCGCGCGGAGGCAGTGCGCGGCTACCTGGTGAAGAACTTCGGCATCCCCGAGGCGCGCTTCGTCGCGGTGGGTCGCGGCGCGGAGAACCCCGTGGCCAGCAACGCCACCGAGGATGGGCGCGCGCTCAACCGCCGCACGGACATCCGCGTCGTCCTCAACACCCAGGAGTAG
- a CDS encoding DUF2378 family protein, giving the protein MPNEKLVFAQSVEALFVRSLGPRLTPEGRRRLRAVGLDLSEPLRPSYPLEQWRTFLRVAAPEVFPELSLEAAHFGLGERYVQGYRQTAVGRASMSLVAHMSPKGTLERISHGARAGNNFNEVRVEELGQRTATLWMKNVLADNPFFGCGFVAEMLRGSGATDIHVEPIAFDGTAATFRLAWEVAGRRAMPVAAAAVG; this is encoded by the coding sequence ATGCCGAACGAGAAGCTCGTCTTCGCCCAGTCCGTGGAGGCCCTCTTCGTCCGGTCGCTCGGGCCGCGTCTGACCCCCGAGGGACGGCGCCGCCTGCGCGCGGTGGGGTTGGACCTGTCCGAGCCGCTACGGCCCTCCTACCCCCTGGAGCAATGGCGGACCTTCCTGCGTGTGGCCGCGCCGGAGGTCTTCCCCGAGCTCTCGCTCGAGGCGGCGCACTTCGGGTTGGGTGAGCGCTACGTGCAGGGCTACCGGCAGACGGCGGTGGGGCGCGCGAGCATGTCACTCGTGGCCCACATGAGCCCCAAGGGCACGCTGGAGCGCATCTCCCACGGCGCGCGGGCGGGCAACAACTTCAACGAGGTGCGCGTGGAGGAGCTGGGCCAGCGCACCGCCACCCTGTGGATGAAGAACGTGTTGGCTGACAACCCCTTCTTCGGCTGCGGCTTCGTGGCCGAGATGCTGAGGGGCTCGGGCGCCACCGACATCCACGTGGAGCCCATCGCCTTCGATGGCACCGCGGCCACCTTCCGGCTGGCGTGGGAAGTCGCGGGCCGCCGCGCCATGCCCGTGGCTGCCGCCGCCGTGGGCTGA
- a CDS encoding aromatic ring-hydroxylating dioxygenase subunit alpha encodes MSSRDEAKAPGAPAGNISVVRLPHSWFILCASRELGHKPIARTLQGTPLVLFRGEGGQPAALLDRCPHRNVPLSLGRVVSGQLQCGYHGWTFDAAGECRAIPGLFGDTRAKARCAASYAVREQDGFVWVYSTPGVEPTSEPYRFPLLDARGYSTVRRQVRAPGSLHAALENTLDVPHTAFLHGGLFRTAQKHNEIEVVVRRSADRVEAEYIGEPAPKGLVGRVLAPGGSVVQHFDRFLLPSIAQVEYRMGDTSHLMVTSAMTPVSDWDTLIYAVVTFRLPIPHWLVKPFLTPVALHIFSQDERILRQQTDTIHRFGTEMYVSTELDVLGPAILRLLRSVEREKPGAASNEPVQETRLKMLV; translated from the coding sequence ATGAGTTCCCGCGACGAGGCGAAAGCGCCCGGCGCGCCGGCCGGCAATATCTCCGTGGTCCGGCTGCCGCACTCCTGGTTCATTCTCTGTGCCTCGCGCGAGCTGGGCCACAAGCCCATCGCGCGCACCCTGCAGGGCACGCCGTTGGTGCTCTTCCGGGGGGAGGGCGGCCAGCCCGCGGCGCTGCTGGACCGCTGTCCGCACCGCAACGTGCCGCTGTCCCTGGGGCGCGTGGTGAGCGGCCAGCTCCAGTGCGGCTACCACGGGTGGACCTTCGACGCGGCCGGCGAGTGTCGCGCCATCCCCGGCCTGTTCGGAGACACCCGCGCCAAGGCCCGCTGCGCCGCCTCCTACGCCGTGCGCGAGCAGGACGGCTTCGTCTGGGTGTACTCCACGCCCGGGGTGGAGCCCACCTCCGAGCCCTACCGCTTCCCGCTGCTGGACGCGCGGGGCTACAGCACCGTGCGCCGCCAGGTGCGCGCCCCAGGCTCGCTGCACGCCGCGCTGGAGAACACGCTGGATGTGCCGCACACCGCCTTCCTCCACGGCGGCCTGTTCCGCACCGCGCAGAAGCACAACGAAATCGAAGTGGTGGTGCGCCGGAGCGCGGACCGCGTGGAAGCCGAGTACATCGGTGAGCCGGCCCCCAAGGGGCTGGTGGGGCGGGTGTTGGCACCGGGCGGCAGCGTGGTGCAGCACTTCGACCGCTTCCTGCTGCCCTCCATCGCCCAGGTGGAGTACCGCATGGGCGACACCAGCCACCTGATGGTGACCTCGGCGATGACGCCGGTGTCCGACTGGGACACCCTCATCTACGCGGTGGTGACATTCCGGCTGCCCATTCCGCACTGGCTGGTGAAGCCGTTCCTTACCCCGGTGGCGCTCCACATCTTCTCGCAGGATGAGCGCATCCTCCGGCAGCAGACGGACACCATCCACCGCTTCGGTACGGAGATGTACGTGTCCACCGAGCTGGATGTGCTGGGCCCGGCCATCCTGCGGCTCTTGCGCTCGGTGGAGCGCGAGAAGCCCGGCGCCGCCAGCAACGAGCCGGTGCAGGAGACGCGGCTGAAGATGCTGGTGTGA
- a CDS encoding choice-of-anchor A family protein, with protein MSQPSIQHQEGCQKTRGVVGRACLLWVAAMAAVACGGEPARQSGLAVGTAEQEVRSSRQVLILGSSVEGGLESREAKAVRAWDSNMAVEVVTPEQWRAMTAEQFMSYRALIIGDAACQSGTAAFQAAIDTRKTWGAIVDGDVVLISTDPTTNGTEQLVENGVRSALNAVQRTGMYIALGCAYQDAAPQTQVTLLEPFGTFEVEGIPGCAGAGHMFEMWTDLMSRDLQDGMLLGTNGCVARSVFTRYPDRTFSYAALAMSAGDAELPGQQSILDFTYSPGEQTAFAGTPYVLVRGASPLGAGCGTPEFQPGEECDMGDGLNGQPALMGQSAHETCSWACRNTWCGDGFVDPSQGEECDNGSMNGRTRDSSGSIGTCTSFCKLPQLQQPPSTQPPTALCQNVTVVAEYTCGVSASIDAGSGDADGDLVGCTQSPAGPYAIGDTLVKLTCVDTEGQQSECTSVVTVLDRVRPMLALNGPESQTLECVRGGTYSDPGVAASDLCEGELPASSISTEGGVSLEVPGAEYVLSYLATDSAGNTSEPATRTVSVQDTQAPQLQVRSGPATVACKGAPYVDPGATASDGCAGDLTPNVTVTSNLDQTRAGQYTVTYRVADPSGHVSTAQRQLTVGPCSTCIDVHLGDYNLFLLEDYSGGVDVQGKVAAGGNISMTNFAVGASLPASDTANVLVAGGNLTLANGSIWGNAWYGGTYSANQGVTPRRGPVQKGTPINFAARFAELRGLTAQLAALPVNGTTKRESWGGIFLTGTHAQTNVFTLNASALNGAALMNITAPAGSLAIINIYGSSATFRNFGIQRNGGIDQHGILFNFVDTTSITASSFGFWGTVLAPHARVNFNNGSWDGGIYAISLTGNAEGHVNALNNRQLCQ; from the coding sequence ATGAGCCAGCCATCGATCCAGCACCAAGAGGGTTGCCAGAAGACGCGTGGGGTTGTGGGAAGGGCCTGTCTGCTGTGGGTGGCCGCGATGGCCGCGGTGGCCTGCGGTGGAGAGCCCGCCCGCCAGTCCGGACTGGCCGTGGGCACGGCGGAGCAGGAAGTCCGCAGCTCCCGGCAGGTGCTCATCCTCGGCAGCAGCGTGGAGGGAGGGCTGGAGAGCCGCGAGGCCAAGGCGGTGCGGGCCTGGGACTCGAACATGGCGGTGGAGGTGGTGACGCCGGAGCAGTGGCGAGCGATGACGGCCGAGCAGTTCATGTCCTACCGCGCGCTCATCATCGGTGATGCGGCGTGCCAGAGCGGGACGGCGGCGTTCCAGGCGGCGATCGACACGCGCAAGACGTGGGGCGCCATCGTGGACGGCGACGTCGTCCTCATCAGCACGGACCCGACGACCAACGGCACCGAGCAGCTGGTGGAGAACGGGGTGCGCTCGGCGCTCAACGCCGTGCAGCGCACGGGCATGTACATCGCCCTGGGCTGCGCCTACCAGGACGCCGCGCCCCAGACGCAGGTGACGTTGCTGGAGCCCTTCGGCACCTTCGAGGTGGAGGGCATTCCGGGCTGCGCCGGCGCCGGGCACATGTTCGAGATGTGGACGGACCTGATGTCGCGGGACCTGCAGGACGGGATGCTGCTGGGCACGAACGGGTGCGTGGCGCGCTCGGTGTTCACCCGCTACCCGGACCGCACCTTCTCGTACGCGGCGCTGGCGATGAGCGCGGGTGACGCGGAGCTGCCCGGCCAGCAGAGCATCCTGGACTTCACCTATTCGCCGGGCGAGCAGACGGCCTTCGCGGGCACGCCCTACGTGCTGGTGCGCGGGGCCTCGCCGCTGGGCGCCGGGTGCGGCACCCCCGAGTTCCAGCCGGGTGAGGAGTGCGACATGGGCGACGGCCTGAACGGGCAGCCGGCGCTCATGGGCCAGTCGGCGCACGAGACGTGCTCGTGGGCGTGCCGCAACACCTGGTGTGGTGACGGCTTCGTGGATCCGAGCCAGGGTGAGGAGTGCGACAACGGCTCGATGAACGGCCGGACCCGGGACTCCTCGGGCAGCATCGGCACCTGTACCTCGTTCTGCAAGCTGCCCCAGCTCCAGCAGCCGCCCTCCACCCAGCCGCCCACGGCGCTCTGCCAGAACGTGACGGTGGTGGCGGAGTACACCTGCGGCGTGTCGGCGAGCATCGACGCGGGCTCGGGGGACGCGGATGGGGACCTGGTGGGCTGCACCCAGAGCCCGGCGGGCCCGTACGCCATCGGCGACACGCTGGTGAAGCTGACGTGCGTGGACACGGAGGGCCAGCAGTCGGAATGCACCAGCGTGGTGACGGTGCTGGACCGCGTGCGGCCGATGCTGGCGCTCAACGGTCCGGAGAGCCAGACGCTGGAGTGCGTCCGGGGCGGCACGTACTCCGACCCTGGTGTTGCGGCCAGCGACCTGTGCGAGGGTGAGCTGCCCGCCAGCAGCATCTCGACGGAGGGCGGGGTGAGCCTGGAGGTGCCGGGCGCCGAGTACGTGCTGAGCTACCTGGCGACGGACTCGGCGGGCAACACCTCCGAGCCGGCGACGCGCACGGTCTCCGTGCAGGACACGCAGGCGCCGCAGCTCCAGGTTCGCTCTGGCCCCGCCACGGTGGCGTGCAAGGGCGCGCCCTACGTGGATCCGGGCGCCACGGCCTCGGACGGCTGCGCGGGCGACCTGACGCCGAACGTCACGGTGACGAGCAACCTGGACCAGACGCGCGCCGGTCAGTACACGGTGACGTACCGGGTGGCGGACCCCTCGGGCCACGTGAGCACCGCGCAGCGCCAGCTCACGGTGGGCCCCTGCTCCACCTGCATCGACGTGCATCTGGGGGACTACAACCTCTTCCTGCTGGAGGACTACAGCGGGGGCGTGGACGTGCAGGGCAAGGTGGCCGCGGGCGGCAACATCTCCATGACGAACTTCGCGGTGGGCGCCAGCCTGCCGGCCAGCGACACGGCGAACGTGCTGGTGGCGGGCGGCAACCTGACGCTGGCCAACGGCAGCATCTGGGGCAACGCCTGGTACGGTGGCACCTACAGCGCCAACCAGGGCGTGACGCCTCGCCGGGGCCCCGTGCAGAAGGGCACGCCCATCAACTTCGCGGCGCGGTTCGCGGAGCTGCGCGGCCTGACCGCCCAGCTGGCGGCCCTGCCGGTCAACGGCACGACGAAGCGTGAGTCCTGGGGTGGCATCTTCCTGACGGGCACCCACGCCCAGACGAACGTCTTCACGCTGAACGCCAGCGCCCTCAACGGCGCGGCGCTGATGAACATCACCGCGCCGGCCGGCTCGCTGGCGATCATCAACATCTACGGCAGCTCGGCCACGTTCCGGAACTTCGGCATCCAGCGCAACGGCGGCATCGACCAGCACGGCATCCTGTTCAACTTCGTGGATACCACCAGCATCACCGCCTCCAGCTTCGGCTTCTGGGGCACGGTGCTGGCGCCGCACGCCCGCGTCAACTTCAACAACGGCAGCTGGGATGGTGGCATCTACGCCATCTCGCTGACGGGCAACGCCGAGGGCCACGTCAACGCGCTGAACAACCGGCAGCTCTGCCAGTAA
- a CDS encoding ABC transporter ATP-binding protein — protein MSEPLTGMAGGEVPKLDIQDLQVSYVDRKGQSVHAVDGLSLTVANKPGHGELAVLLGPSGCGKSTVFRAVAGLLQPDSGSILIDGQPVQGTGRDRGMVFQSYTSFAWLTVRENVEYGLKLQGVPAAERKARSLAMLAQVGLKDFAEALPKQLSGGMKQRVAIARTLINQPKLVLMDEPFGALDPQTRFGMQSLILDVLAKQDNTVLFVTHDISEAVYLADVIFVLAHRPTKVLHRVEVPRFEQRDPTVKQSATFKQVENHLLDLLHSLEVKGNVRVSL, from the coding sequence ATGTCTGAGCCACTCACCGGCATGGCCGGCGGCGAGGTGCCGAAGCTGGACATCCAGGACCTGCAGGTCTCCTACGTGGACCGCAAGGGCCAGAGCGTGCATGCCGTGGACGGGCTGTCGCTCACGGTGGCCAACAAGCCGGGGCATGGCGAGCTGGCCGTGCTGCTGGGCCCCTCGGGCTGCGGCAAGAGCACCGTGTTCCGCGCGGTGGCGGGGCTGCTCCAGCCGGACTCGGGCTCCATCCTCATCGATGGGCAGCCCGTGCAAGGCACCGGGCGCGACCGGGGCATGGTGTTCCAGAGCTACACGTCCTTCGCCTGGCTCACGGTGCGCGAGAACGTGGAGTACGGCCTGAAGCTGCAGGGCGTGCCCGCCGCTGAGCGCAAGGCGCGCTCCCTGGCCATGCTGGCGCAGGTGGGCCTCAAGGACTTCGCCGAGGCGCTGCCCAAGCAGCTCTCCGGCGGCATGAAGCAGCGCGTGGCCATCGCCCGTACGCTCATCAACCAGCCCAAGCTGGTGCTGATGGATGAGCCCTTCGGCGCGTTGGATCCGCAGACGCGCTTCGGCATGCAGAGCCTCATCCTGGACGTGCTGGCCAAGCAGGACAACACCGTGCTGTTCGTCACCCACGACATCAGCGAGGCGGTGTACCTGGCCGACGTCATCTTCGTGCTGGCGCACCGGCCCACCAAGGTGCTGCACCGGGTGGAGGTGCCCCGCTTCGAGCAGCGAGACCCGACGGTGAAGCAGAGCGCGACCTTCAAGCAGGTGGAGAACCACCTGTTGGACTTGCTGCACTCGCTCGAGGTCAAGGGCAACGTGCGCGTGAGCCTGTGA
- a CDS encoding heavy metal translocating P-type ATPase — MNHHPHPPAHAHPHSHVPPPLEEDTRPVDPVCGMKVDPQAPKGGTFDYQGHTYFFCNPKCREKFRAEPLKYLAPKAEPAPASPPGTTYICPMDPEVRQDHPGACPKCGMALEPEAPALELRTEYFCPMHPEVVQDHPGTCPKCGMALEPRTVTAEEPPDPELLGMTRRFWGSLVLSVPVVFLGMSEMLPGQPVQRLLSPGTMAWAQLVLASPVVLWGGWPFFQRGWASVRNRHLNMFTLIALGTGAAYLFSLFATFFPGALPHAFTGHAGSIPVYFEAAAAITTLVLLGQVLELRARRATSGALRALLSLAPTTARRLREDGNEEDVPLAHVHPGDRLRVRPGEKVPVDGRVLEGESAVDESMVTGESLPVEKAPGTKVTGGTVNGTGSLIMLAERVGRDTLLSRIVQRVSEAQRTRAPIQRLADKVSAVFVPVVIAVAVLTAIIWGVWGPEPRLAHALVNAVAVLIIACPCALGLATPISVVVGTGRGAQVGVLIRDAAALERLERVDTLVVDKTGTLTEGKPRLVSVVPAPGMEEARLLRLAASLERGSEHPLAAAIVAGAQERGVVLAQVSEFRSLTGKGVTGRVDGVWVGLGNAALLSALEVEPEALAERAEALRREGQTVVFVAVDGRPAGLLGVADPLKASTPEALALLRREGLRVVMLTGDSRTTAEAVARQLGIDEVLAEVLPETKGDVVKRFQAEGRVVAMAGDGVNDAPALAQADVGIAMGTGTDIAMESAGVTLVKGDLRGIARARRLSQATLRNIRQNLFFAFLYNVLGVPLAAGALYPVFGLLLSPMIASAAMSLSSVSVIANALRLRRLSL, encoded by the coding sequence ATGAACCATCACCCTCACCCCCCGGCGCACGCTCACCCCCATTCCCACGTTCCGCCTCCCCTGGAGGAGGACACCCGACCGGTGGACCCGGTGTGCGGAATGAAGGTGGACCCCCAGGCTCCCAAGGGGGGGACCTTCGACTACCAGGGCCACACCTACTTCTTCTGCAATCCGAAGTGCCGGGAGAAGTTCCGCGCGGAGCCCCTGAAGTACCTCGCCCCGAAGGCCGAGCCGGCGCCTGCCTCCCCGCCCGGCACCACCTATATATGTCCGATGGACCCCGAGGTCCGGCAGGACCACCCGGGGGCGTGCCCCAAGTGCGGCATGGCGCTGGAGCCCGAGGCGCCCGCGTTGGAGCTGCGCACGGAGTACTTCTGCCCCATGCACCCGGAGGTGGTGCAGGACCACCCGGGGACCTGCCCCAAGTGCGGCATGGCGCTGGAGCCGCGCACGGTGACGGCGGAGGAGCCGCCGGACCCCGAGCTGCTCGGCATGACGCGGCGGTTCTGGGGGTCGCTGGTCCTGAGTGTGCCCGTCGTGTTCCTGGGCATGTCGGAGATGCTGCCGGGCCAGCCGGTGCAGCGGCTGCTCTCGCCGGGCACGATGGCGTGGGCGCAGCTCGTGCTGGCCTCGCCGGTGGTGCTGTGGGGCGGCTGGCCCTTCTTCCAGCGGGGCTGGGCCTCGGTGCGCAACCGGCACCTCAACATGTTCACGCTGATCGCCCTGGGCACGGGCGCGGCGTACCTCTTCAGCCTCTTCGCCACGTTCTTCCCCGGCGCGTTGCCGCACGCCTTCACGGGGCACGCGGGCAGCATCCCCGTCTACTTCGAGGCGGCGGCGGCCATCACCACCCTGGTGTTGCTGGGACAGGTGCTGGAGCTGCGCGCGCGCCGGGCGACTTCGGGGGCACTTCGAGCGCTGCTGAGCCTGGCGCCCACCACGGCGCGGAGGCTTCGCGAGGACGGGAACGAGGAGGACGTGCCACTGGCGCACGTACACCCGGGAGACAGGCTCCGCGTGCGCCCCGGGGAGAAGGTGCCCGTGGACGGCCGGGTGCTGGAGGGTGAGAGCGCCGTGGACGAGTCCATGGTGACGGGGGAGTCGCTGCCGGTGGAGAAGGCACCCGGCACGAAGGTGACGGGCGGCACCGTGAATGGCACGGGCAGCCTCATCATGCTGGCCGAGCGGGTGGGGCGGGACACGCTGCTATCGCGCATCGTCCAGCGGGTGAGCGAGGCCCAGCGCACGCGGGCGCCCATCCAGCGGCTGGCTGACAAGGTGTCCGCCGTCTTCGTCCCCGTGGTCATCGCGGTGGCGGTTCTGACAGCCATCATCTGGGGCGTGTGGGGGCCGGAGCCGCGCTTGGCGCACGCGCTGGTGAACGCGGTGGCGGTGCTCATCATCGCCTGCCCATGCGCGCTGGGGCTGGCCACGCCCATCTCCGTGGTGGTGGGCACGGGCCGGGGGGCGCAGGTGGGCGTGCTCATCCGGGACGCGGCGGCGCTCGAGCGGCTGGAGCGCGTGGACACACTGGTGGTGGACAAGACGGGCACGCTCACCGAGGGCAAGCCGCGGCTCGTCTCGGTGGTGCCGGCCCCGGGCATGGAGGAGGCGCGGCTGCTGCGGCTGGCCGCGAGCCTGGAGCGGGGCAGCGAGCACCCCCTTGCCGCCGCCATCGTCGCCGGGGCCCAGGAGCGGGGCGTGGTGCTGGCGCAGGTGAGCGAGTTCCGCTCGCTCACGGGCAAGGGTGTCACCGGGCGCGTGGACGGAGTCTGGGTGGGGCTGGGCAACGCGGCGCTGCTCTCCGCGCTGGAGGTGGAGCCCGAGGCGCTGGCCGAGCGGGCCGAGGCGCTGCGGCGCGAGGGGCAGACGGTGGTCTTCGTCGCGGTGGATGGCCGGCCCGCAGGGCTGCTCGGCGTGGCCGATCCGCTCAAGGCTTCCACGCCCGAGGCGCTGGCACTGCTGCGGCGCGAGGGTCTGCGCGTGGTGATGCTCACCGGCGACAGCCGCACCACGGCGGAGGCGGTGGCGCGCCAGCTCGGCATCGACGAGGTGCTGGCCGAGGTGCTCCCAGAGACGAAGGGCGACGTGGTGAAGCGGTTCCAGGCCGAGGGGCGGGTGGTGGCGATGGCGGGGGACGGCGTGAACGACGCGCCGGCGCTGGCCCAGGCGGACGTGGGCATCGCCATGGGCACGGGCACGGACATCGCCATGGAGAGCGCGGGGGTGACGTTGGTGAAGGGAGACCTGCGCGGCATCGCCCGGGCGCGTCGACTCAGCCAGGCCACGCTGCGCAACATTCGCCAGAACCTGTTCTTCGCCTTCCTCTACAACGTGCTCGGAGTGCCCCTGGCGGCCGGGGCGCTCTACCCAGTGTTCGGCCTGTTGCTGAGCCCGATGATCGCCAGCGCGGCGATGAGCCTGTCCTCCGTCTCGGTCATCGCCAACGCGCTGCGGCTGCGCAGGCTCTCTCTGTAG